GCTATTTCAGCAGAATGATCGGTAGAACCATCGTTTACGATGATGATTTCAAGCGCAGTCCAGGTTTGCGATAACAACGATTCCATGCATGGAATAAATTCATCACCTGCGTTGTAGAGAGGAATAATAACGCTAAGTTTCCCAGGGCTATTCATCATTAATTACCTGATTCATTGTCATTACGGTGACTATTATTGGCCTGCTTAAGTTAAGAAAGAATTAAGACGGACCTTTTAATTGTGTAATGTTTCTGACACGCCTTCTCCCGGTTAGTTTCATCTGATCGGAATATTAATAATTAAAGAGTAGCGGGCATGGCAGACACAGGTAATAAGACTATTGCGTAATTACGAAGGAATTATGTCAATGACAAAACTTTACAGTCAGAGGTGGGAATTAAGATTTATCGTAGGTAAAAATAAGGGCCGAATAACGACCCTTATTTATATTTTAGTTCCAACTGAGGATAACTTTACCGGACTGGCCCGAACGCATTGCATCGAAGCCTTGTTGGAAATCATCAATAGCGAAACGGTGCGTGATAATCGGTGAGAGATCCAGACCGGACTGGATCAACGCCGCCATCTTGTACCAGGTTTCGAACATCTCACGGCCATAAATGCCTTTGATAAACAATCCCTTAAAGATAACTTTATTCCAGTCGATAGACATATCCGACGGCGGAATACCTAACATGGCAATGCGACCGCCGTGGTTCATGGTATCGAGCATGGTACGAAACGCTGGCGGCGCGCCGGACATCTCCAGGCCAACGTCAAACCCTTCCGTCATGCCCAGCTCGGCCATCACATCACCGAGGCTCTCGTTAGCCACGTTCACCGCGCGAGTCACGCCCATTTTGCGCGCCAGCTCGAGGCGGTATTCATTCACATCGGTGATCACCACATGGCGCGCGCCAACGTGTTTCGCCACTGCCGCGGCCATAATACCAATCGGGCCTGCGCCAGAAACCAGCACATCTTCACCCACCAAATCGAAAGAAAGCGCGGTGTGTACTGCGTTACCAAACGGGTCAAAAATCGACGCCAGGTCGTCAGAGATATTGTCCGGGATTTTAAACGCGTTAAACGCCGGGATAACCAGGTACTCGGCAAAGCAACCCGGACGATTCACGCCCACGCCAACGGTGTTGCGACACAGGTGCGTACGGCCCGCGCGGCAATTGCGGCAGTGACCGCAGGTGATATGACCTTCGCCAGAGACGCGATCGCCAATCTTGAAGCCTTTTACTTCCTGGCCGATACCGACCACTTCGCCCACATATTCGTGCCCAACAACCATCGGCACCGGAATGGTTTTCTTTGACCAGTCATCCCAGTTGTAAATGTGCACATCGGTTCCGCAGATAGCGGTTTTACGGATCTTAATCAGCAGATCGTTATGTCCGACTTCCGGCTCCGGCACGTCGGTCATCCAGATACCTTCTTCCGCTTTCAGTTTGGATAACGCTTTCATTGCACGTCCTCAGGCGATCACACCCAGTTGCTTACCAATGCGGGTAAAGGCTTCTACCGCGCGTTCAATTTGTTCAGCGCTATGCGCCGCAGACATCTGCGTGCGAATACGCGCCTGGCCTTTCGGCACCACCGGGAAGAAGAATCCGGTGACGTAAATCCCCTCTTTTTGCAGCTCGCGGGCAAAGTTTTGTGCGATTACCGCATCGCCCAGCATCACCGGGATGATGGCGTGATCGGCACCCGCCAATGTGAAGCCTGCGGCACTCATTTTTTCGCGGAACAGGCGGGCGTTGGCCCACAAGCGATCGCGCAGTTCAGCCCCGGACTCCAGCATCTCCAGCACTTTGATGGATGCAGCGACAATCGCCGGAGCCAGCGAGTTAGAGAACAAATACGGACGCGAGCGCTGACGCAGCCACTCCACGACCTCTTTGCGCGCAGCAGTGTAACCGCCCGACGCGCCGCCTAGCGCCTTACCCAACGTGCCGGTAATAATGTCGACACGGCCCATCACGTCGCAATATTCATGCGTACCGCGACCGTTCGCGCCAACAAAACCGACCGCGTGGGAATCATCCACCATCACCAGCGCATCGTATTTATCCGCCAGGTCGCAAACGCCCTTCAGGTTGGCAATCACGCCATCCATTGAGAACACGCCGTCGGTGGCAATCAGCACATGACGCGCACCGGCTTCGCGCGCTTCTTTCAGGCGCGCTTCCAGCTCTTGCATGTCGTTATTGGCATAGCGATAACGTTTCGCTTTACACAGACGCACGCCGTCAATGATAGAAGCGTGGTTCAGGGCATCGGAAATAATGGCGTCTTCGGCACCGAGCAGGGTTTCAAACAACCCGCCGTTGGCGTCGAAGCAGGAGGAGTAAAGAATAGAATCTTCCATGCCGAGGAACCCGGCCAGCTTCTGTTCCAGTGCTTTATGGCTGTCTTGCGTGCCGCAGATAAAGCGCACCGAGGCCATGCCGAAACCGTGGCTGTCCATGCCGGCTTTCGCTGCGGCTATCAGATCCGGGTGATTCGCCAGGCCAAGATAGTTATTGGCACAGAAGTTAATGACGTGGCTACCATCCGCCACGGTGATGTCAGCCTGCTGCGCCGACGTGATAATGCGTTCTTCTTTGAACAACCCTTCCGCACGTGCGGTTTGCAGATCGTTCGTTAACTGTTGATAAAAGTCCCCACGCATCGCAATTCTCCAGACTGGGCAAATTTCGGCACATATTACCCAAAGCTATACGTTGATACGAGATGACGCGTCACTCCTTATCCATTTTGCAGCATAAATCACGCATAGCCATGCCGTTCGCCGGGGAATGGCTGAAGGGTTGGCAATGTAATGGTATGATAAAGTTATGCGTGTCTGAGATTGTCTCAACGCTCCATTTTTCAAAGGTACAGTTATGATCATCGTCACTGGCGGCGCAGGTTTTATCGGTAGCAACATCGTTAAGGCCCTGAATGATAAAGGCATCACCGATATTCTGGTGGTGGACAACCTGAAAGACGGCACCAAGTTTGTCAATCTTGTCGACCTGCACATCGCCGACTACATGGATAAAGAAGATTTCCTGATCCAGATAATGTCCGGAGAAGAGTTCGGCGATATTGAAGCGGTATTCCACGAAGGTGCGTGTTCTTCCACCACCGAATGGGACGGCAAGTACATGATGGATAACAACTATCAGTACTCCAAAGAACTGCTGCACTACTGCCTGGAGCGTGAAATTCCCTTCCTGTACGCCTCGTCCGCAGCGACGTATGGTGGCCGCACGTCTGACTTTATTGAATCCCGCGAATATGAAAAACCGCTCAACGTCTACGGCTACTCCAAAATGCTGTTTGATGAGTACGTGCGCGGCATTCTGCCGGAAGCGAATTCACCCATTGTTGGCTTCCGCTACTTCAACGTTTATGGCCCACGTGAAGGGCACAAAGGCAGCATGGCGAGCGTGGCTTTCCACCTCAACACCCAGTTGAACAACGGGGAAAGCCCGAAACTGTTCGAAGGCAGCGATAACTTCAAGCGCGATTTCGTCTACGTTGGCGATGTGGCAGCGGTAAACCTGTGGTTCTGGGAAAACGGCGTATCCGGCATCTTTAACCTGGGTACTGGTCGCGCGGAATCTTTCCAGGCCGTGGCCGATGCGACCCTCGCCTTCCACAAAAAAGGCAGCATCGAATACATTCCGTTCCCGGATAAACTGAAAGGCCGCTACCAGGCATTTACCCAGGCGGATCTGACGAATCTGCGTGCCGCAGGCTACGACAAGCCGTTTAAAACTGTTGCCGAAGGCGTAACCGAATATATGGCCTGGCTGAATCGCGACGCGTAAGTATGAAAATTTTGGTCATTGGCCCGTCCTGGGTAGGCGACATGATGATGTCGCAAAGCCTTTACCGCACGCTTAAAGCGCGCTTTCCCCAGGCGATAATTGATGTGATGGCACCTGCGTGGTGCCGTCCGCTTTTATCCCGTATGCCGGAAGTCAACGAAGCGATTCCGATGCCGCTCGGTCACGGCGCGCTTGAGATTGGCGCACGCCGTAAGTTGGGCCATAGCCTGCGCGAGCGGCGTTACGACCGTGCGTATATCCTGCCTAACTCGTTTAAATCCGCACTGGTGCCGTTTTTTGCCGGCATTCCACACCGAACCGGCTGGCGTGGCGAAATGCGCTACGGCTTGCTTAATGATGCGCGCGTACTAGATAAGCAAGCCTGGCCGCTGATGGTGGAACGTTATGTTGCGCTGGCTTATGACAAAGGTGTGATGCACTCGGCGAAGGATCTGCCGCAGCCGCTGTTGTGGCCGCAATTGCAGGTTCATGACAGTGAGAAATTACAGGTTTGCGCCACGTTTGATATCTCTGATGAGCGGCCAATGATTGGCTTTTGCCCCGGCGCAGAGTTTGGCCCGGCCAAGCGCTGGCCGCACTATCACTATGCTGAGCTGGCAAAACAACTCATTGATGAAGGTTATCAGGTACTGCTGTTTGGCTCGGCCAAAGATCACGAAGCGGGCAACCAGATTCTGGCCTCGCTGAATACTGAACAGCAGGCGTGGTGCCGCAATCTGGCTGGCGAAACGCAGCTGGAGCAAGCCGTGGTGCTGATAGCCGCATGCAAAGCTGTTGTCAGCAATGATTCTGGCCTGATGCACGTTGCCGCCGCACTCGACCGCCCGCTGGTTGCGCTGTATGGCCCAAGCAGCCCGGATTTCACCCCGCCGCTGTCGCACAAAGCGCGCGTTATTCGTCTTATCTCCGGCTATCACAAAGTGCGCAAAGGCGACGCCGCCGAAGGGTATCACCAGAGCCTGATCGACATTACGCCGCAGCGCGTGCTGGAAGAGCTGAACGGCTTGTTGCTGGACGCGGAAGGGTAATCGATGCGGGTACTGATCGTTAAAACATCCTCAATGGGTGATGTGCTTCACACGCTCCCCGCATTGACCGATGCCGCACAGGTTATTCCCGGTATCCGTTTTGACTGGGTGGTGGAAGAGGGTTTTGCCCAAATCCCGTCCTGGCATGCTGCGGTTGATCGCGTGATCCCGGTCGCGATTCGACGCTGGCGCAAAGCGTGGTTTTCCGCGCCGATCGCTGCCGAGCGCAAAGCTTTTCGCAAAGCTGTGCAAGCAGAGCATTATGATGCCGTTATCGACGCGCAAGGTCTGGTGAAAAGCGCCGCGCTGGTCACCCGGCTGGCGCATGGCGTTAAACATGGGATGGACTGGCGCACCGCGCGCGAACCGCTGGCAAGCCTGTTTTATAACCGTCGCCACCACATTGCAAAGCAGCAACATGCCGTGGAACGAACCCGCGAACTGTTCGCCAAAAGCCTTGGTTATGTGAAACCGCAGATCCAGGGTGATTACGCCATTTCTGACCATTTTGCCGTGGCAGAAACCGCGCATGCGCCGTACGCCGTTTTCTTACATGCAACGACTCGCGACGATAAACACTGGCCGGAGAGCCACTGGCGACAGTTGATAGCGCTGTTGGCGAAGAGCGGTTTGCAGATAAAACTGCCCTGGGGTGCTCCCCATGAAGAAGCACGCGCTAAACGGCTGGCTGAAGGGTTTGATTACGTTGAAGTATTACCGAAGTTGAGTCTTGGAGAGGTCGCGCAGGTGCTTGCGGGTGCGCAGTTTGTGGTATCCGTGGATACGGGCTTGAGTCATTTGACTGCGGCGCTGGATCGACCAAATATCACGTTATATGGCCCGACCGACCCAGGGCTAATTGGCGGGTATGGGAAAAATCAGCATGTATGTCGCGCAATCGACCGGGATTTAGCCCATTTAAATGCGGATACCGTATTAAGTGAAATTGAAAAATTAATTTAAAGGAAATTCAATGTTAGTTTCTTTAACGCAGCAAAACTGGAAGGGATATTGCGCTAAAGTCTCTTCCGTTCTGGAAAAAGCGACATTTTTCTTTAGCGCAGCCGCGTTACTGGTTGCGATGGTTGATAATAATTTCAGTATGAAGCTGTTCAATATCTGCGGCATTATGGCAGTGTTGACACTGATATTAAAAGCAAAATCAAACAGTATTAATTGGAAAGTGGCTGCCTTACCGGGATCCATTCTTTTTATCGGCATTATTAATTTGATTTGGTACGAAGTATTCAAAGCCGATAATTCACCATTCAAGGCAACATACCATAACTATATTAATACGGCGCGAGTGTTTATTTTTGGCGCGTTTATTGTCTTTTTGGCTGCCACGTCAAAATTGAAATACAAAAACACCGCCATTCTTTATCTGCTTTATCTTATTTCTTTCGTTATTTTAGGCTATGCGGCATATCAGAAATTTGCCGTTGGAATGGAAAGAATCGATTTTGGCATAGGCTCTTCAACGGGCGCAGCCTACTCTATCATGCTCATTGGGCTTATCAGCGCCATATCCATACTTAATACGCCTAAAAGTCATCCGTTTTTATTTATAATAAATGTGGCCGTGGTTTTTGCTGCGTTGATGTTAACGCAAACGCGCTCATCGCTCCTTATTTTCCCAGTGATTTGCTGCATTACCATCGTCACCTATTACCTTGAAAATCCGAAGAGACTGTTTCTGGCAATATGTGGATTTCTGGTTCTGCTGATTGTTCTCGGATTGGTTTTCAGCCAGCCGATAGCGAAACGCTATAATGCTGCGGTCAATGATATTGACTTATATCAGCAAGGCTCAGGCAATACCTCCCTCGGAGCCCGTCTTGCTATGTATGAGGCCGGCATTAACTTATTCGAGGATTCGCCATTAAAATGGCGATCGGCTGAAGAACGCTCGAAAAATGTTTCGCAAATGATAACTCAGGATAAAACGTTAAGCCCTGTGCGCTTATTTACAAATATCCATTTACACAACGAGATCATTGAAAGTGCGTCGCTAAAAGGAATCTTTGGTGCGCTTTCTATTGTGGCTTTTTACGTTGCGCTGCTGTTTTCGGTCTATTATTTCAAATCGTTAGGATTGTTTGCTTATTCACTGGCGATTATTGGCACTGGCTTAAGTGATGTGATTATTTGGGCGAGAAGTATACCGATTATTATAATTTGTGGAATAGCGCTTTTACTATTATTCAATAAACAACGCAGTGAATAATAAAATAAATATTGGCCACTCGCTGTGGCCAATATTATCTCTGCATAAATACTTTTTCCAAAGCTTCCAGTAAAGTGCGATTGTCAATATCGCTGACAAAGCATGTCGGCGAAATAATTTGCAGAGCATTGGGGCTATTTGGCGACCAAATTAATGGCGAAGGGTATTCCGGGTTACGTGCTTCTGGATAGAGAGCAAGCATAGGGCGGTTGTAAGCGGCTGCGATATGCACCAGAGCAGTATCAACGGATACAACGTACTCACAGAATTTGGTGAGTGCGACGGTATAAATAAAATCCTTATGCGGCAGCGTTTCTTTATCGTGCACAGGTATTAACGGTAAATCGTCTGGATGCCCCGTATAAATAATTCTCAGCTCAGGGTAGTGCTCGCTTATCCAACTATGCACAAGGGTTATTTGCTCTGGCGTGAGCCTGCAAATCTTTTTCGCACCTAATGGATTGATCATCACGACTTTCGAGTCACCGATGAACGCTTTTACTGACGATTCAATATCCGCAGGAACCGACAGGTCATAACTATAATCAAAGCCTGTATCGCTCCCAAAAAGCTGCTTCGCAATCACCTGTGTGCGTGTCGACATATGTTCTTTCAGGTTTTCATCGTGCGGGTGATAACGGGAATAATAACGTTTATACCATTTATCAAATCCGAGAACGTAAGTGTTATGAAAACCCGAAAGGAGTAGCGAATGATTAAAACAAGGAAAAGTCTCGAAGGGATCTAATACGACATCAAACTGAAACTTCTTCAGCTCGTTACGAAGTTTCAATGTATCAGCGACACTGTTTGATTTTTTGATAATAAAGTGAGTGATATGCGGATGCGATTTGAGAAACGCATGCCCAGCCCCACAGGATACGATAGATAATTTAATATTTTTATTTGCTAATATCCGATAGAGTGCGCTGAGAACGATGAGATCACCAATTTTGCTATTGTCATGAATTAGCAAACAGTTTTTTACGGTTGCACCATCGATAAACGGATCATGTTTATTTTTAAAAAGAAAAGAAAGAATATTTATTTTTATGAGATTAATTAGATACTTTTTTTTCTTGTGGAATGTTCCAAGGCGCATTTTTCGTACCGATAAAAGAAGTTATAGATTCGAAGAGACTAGTTAGCAAAAGTATTCGCGTTACGATCGAAATTTATACCTTCATTAAATTTATTATCGTTCCGATAAGATAACTTGTCCATCTCGTCAGATTTAATAAAGGGAATAATATCGCGGCTGATAGCTGTATCATCCGACAAATTATAAATATTAATATCAGTAACTTTGTCTCGCATAAATTTAAAGAAAGGAACTATTTTATGTAAATCATTGCTAAGCTCAGATGGCATTGGGTTAGTAATTTCATCATAAAAACGACGGCAGGTATTAGTCAGATCCAGACCTGAACATACAATCGCAGTGTACTGAAGTGAGTACGCAATTTGAATTGCTGTATAAGCAACCGTATGGCAAGAACAATATCCCAACGCAATATCTTTACTGAAGCCAACCAAACGCGCTTTTTTGGACCATGGAACATCGATTAGTAAGCTTTTGTGTAATCGAGACTTCAATGAAAGTCGCAATTTTTTGAAAAAACCACCTTTTTCACGTTTATAGAATGCCTGTAAAATCAGGCAATTCTCACGCAAATATTTCTTATCTTCTTCTGATGCCTCTGCATAAACATCCGTATTTATAATCGTAAAACGACTATTACGGCTGAATCTGTAAAAGTCATCGCGCCTTTGCAACAAAAAGCGTGCATCAGTCAACGTATAGATAAATGGCGTAACACCATTATCGATAAGATAGGCTGCCGATCCGTTAACAGCGATGATGTCTCTATTTCGTAAAAGAGAGAGCGGAGTCTTCTTTGATGTCGGTCCCGACAGGAAAATCACCACATCGTCTGATGTTCTGTGTTTTATCAGGCGTTCAACACAGGCGTGTGTAATATATTTTATATTGTTCATAAGGAACCTATTGGGATTAATGCATATTAATAAACAAAGTTATTAATATGGTTACTTCATATACTGGGTAGAATTGTAAGATACTATTAGCCTAAACAACAATTAGCGGCTTGCTATATCTAAACGATATAAATACTTGCTAACGAATTTGTTTCCCTTTGATCTTACGAATAAAGTTTCTAAATTTTTTCTTATAGATAAATTGATAGTAACCAACATCTTTGGTGGTATTGACAATGCCATAGTGCCGTTCTAAATCGATTCGATCTTTTGCTTTTCTGAGTGAGGAGGGGGACTTTCCTGATAAATCGATAATACGAACCTCGCCGTTCTGTATTATAAAGTTTCCTTTGTGTGGATCACCGGAAACCATACCATTCTGATGTAACGCTGATATCGAAGCCTTTATTTTTTGTTTTAATTCATCGTCTATAGCTTCGTAATCAGCAAGTTCAACGCCTTCAATATACTCGATCAACATAATATATGAATGCGTGAAACGAAAGGTTTTCTTTGCCGCTAACAGATAAAAATCATTAATGATATTTACACCATTTTTCCGCATACGATCCGTTTGGTGAAATAACGCTTCATAATAATCGCCTTTAAAAATAGACTTGAGGAAGCGTTCAGTCCTCTTCTCTTTTGGAACGAATATTTTTAATATGAATTTTCCATACTGTGTATCAATCAGCAACACTTTCGTATCATCAATACTACGAAAGACTTTTAAGATATTTATATTATACGAAAGGAAATCATTAAATATTTTTAGATAGTTTTCACCACCATTTTTTTTGGTAAAAACTTCATAATCTCCAACTGTGTATTTGTCATTCATAAAATAAACCAACGCTTGTTTTAATTTTGATAAAGAGAATATTTTCTTAATAGATATTGAAAACCAGCGATAAGCCCTGCGTAGTATTTATGCTGGATTAACAGGTGCTTATATCTTTTTTTGAATTCAATAAACGTTCTTGCATCACGAGGAGGCTGATCCTTCCATGGTGAAGCAGCCAAAGCCTGTTGATAATAGACAGTTGATGGATAAGTTGCCCATTTATGCCAGGGTTTAGTGGCGCCGGTATAATGTATCAGCACGGTGTCATCGTGAATAAGCTGTTTATATTGCTGGTGAGTACGATCTTTCAGTTCACTTTTTATAGTGTAAATCGTATTAAACCTACTCGGCAGGTAAAGTACTTTATCTTTTAATAGTACATTCAGTACATCCTGATCTGGGTACTTATATTTAATTCCTTTACTGTCATCGTTCAGGAGAATTGAGAACGTGCGGTTAGTCAAATCGTTACGAACCCACTCCTTGAGATTCGCTAATACAACACCTGAGTTGAAGTAATTATCTTTTATACCAGGATCTTTAAGCCTTTCTGCCGCTTTATTTTGCATCGAATCAACATCTCTGACAACTGCGGCAGCAACATCTTTCAAATTACAGGCAGCCAACTCATCCAGTCGGCCTTTGCAAAAGACGTCAGCATCCAGATACAGTAATTTATCAAGTTTATTACTGAAATATTCAAAGGCAAATAATCTGAAGTACATTGCCCGTGACCATACTTTGGTACTGGGAAGATCCGCAAGACATTCTGAATTTATCAAATAGAGGCTGATTTTAATTTGATATTTTTTCGCGAGACTGGCAATTCGTTCAAGAAAGCATGCATCGTACTCATCACAAATGATATGGTACTCAATATTGATATTGTTATTTATCACAATTGAAGTTATTGAGACACCGACCCAATCAAGGTAGTTTCGGTCAATACCATAGGCGATGTCTAACGCGTTTGTTATATTTCTATCGCTATAATCATAACGTTCAAATTCTGTAATTTTGATTGCGGGAAATGAGTCCACTGCATCACCTATGTGTTTTTTTAGTTTGTGATTTTCTTTTGAAAATAGAAAAGATAACTAACCATCCCTTTAATAAACTTCTTTTGATGCAGCATGTGCTTCGCACAGTATCGATATTGGTTAGCATTAGTCGGCTTTAACAATTTGTCATTCTTCCATGGCGAATGGCTTTTTGCCTTGAGAAAACTCTGAGAAACCTCATAATCAGCCCAGTCATGCCACGGTTTTGTTGGCCCAATATAATGAATAAATACGGTATTCTCCGTGACAGGATTTATTGCACTCATTTTCAGTTCATAATTAATGCTATATTGCGTATTAAATTTCTTATCGATAAATTTAGCCTTGCCCACCAGCAACATGTTCAATACATCTTGATCAAGATGGGTGATTTTGCTTACTACTATAGGATCACGTAGCATTTCGATGGCATTATGTGAAATATTATTTTCCATCCAGCACGGAATATTAATCAATAAAAATCCGGCATTGAAATATCCATTCACTAAACCTGGCTTGTCGAGGCTTACGGAGCGTTTTTTCCACCATTCTGCTTCGCCTTCTGCCACAACAGCAGCAATTTGTTGTTCGGCAAATTCAAGATCTATCAGTTCCTGTATATTTCCTTGACAGGCAATATCGGCATCGAGATACAAGACCCGATCCGTTTTACCCGAAAAGTAATCCGCAATAATAAAGCGGAAATAGGTTGCGTAAGTCCAGTTCTTGGTGCTGGGCAGGCTTTTTAGCTTATCGCAATTAACCAGATAGATAATGATTCTGGATTGGTACTGTTCTGCTAAAGCCGAAAACTTCGCATTGTCACTTTCGGTTATAAAGTCGGTAAAGA
The nucleotide sequence above comes from Kosakonia sp. H02. Encoded proteins:
- the tdh gene encoding L-threonine 3-dehydrogenase, translating into MKALSKLKAEEGIWMTDVPEPEVGHNDLLIKIRKTAICGTDVHIYNWDDWSKKTIPVPMVVGHEYVGEVVGIGQEVKGFKIGDRVSGEGHITCGHCRNCRAGRTHLCRNTVGVGVNRPGCFAEYLVIPAFNAFKIPDNISDDLASIFDPFGNAVHTALSFDLVGEDVLVSGAGPIGIMAAAVAKHVGARHVVITDVNEYRLELARKMGVTRAVNVANESLGDVMAELGMTEGFDVGLEMSGAPPAFRTMLDTMNHGGRIAMLGIPPSDMSIDWNKVIFKGLFIKGIYGREMFETWYKMAALIQSGLDLSPIITHRFAIDDFQQGFDAMRSGQSGKVILSWN
- the kbl gene encoding glycine C-acetyltransferase, whose product is MRGDFYQQLTNDLQTARAEGLFKEERIITSAQQADITVADGSHVINFCANNYLGLANHPDLIAAAKAGMDSHGFGMASVRFICGTQDSHKALEQKLAGFLGMEDSILYSSCFDANGGLFETLLGAEDAIISDALNHASIIDGVRLCKAKRYRYANNDMQELEARLKEAREAGARHVLIATDGVFSMDGVIANLKGVCDLADKYDALVMVDDSHAVGFVGANGRGTHEYCDVMGRVDIITGTLGKALGGASGGYTAARKEVVEWLRQRSRPYLFSNSLAPAIVAASIKVLEMLESGAELRDRLWANARLFREKMSAAGFTLAGADHAIIPVMLGDAVIAQNFARELQKEGIYVTGFFFPVVPKGQARIRTQMSAAHSAEQIERAVEAFTRIGKQLGVIA
- the rfaD gene encoding ADP-glyceromanno-heptose 6-epimerase, whose protein sequence is MIIVTGGAGFIGSNIVKALNDKGITDILVVDNLKDGTKFVNLVDLHIADYMDKEDFLIQIMSGEEFGDIEAVFHEGACSSTTEWDGKYMMDNNYQYSKELLHYCLEREIPFLYASSAATYGGRTSDFIESREYEKPLNVYGYSKMLFDEYVRGILPEANSPIVGFRYFNVYGPREGHKGSMASVAFHLNTQLNNGESPKLFEGSDNFKRDFVYVGDVAAVNLWFWENGVSGIFNLGTGRAESFQAVADATLAFHKKGSIEYIPFPDKLKGRYQAFTQADLTNLRAAGYDKPFKTVAEGVTEYMAWLNRDA
- the rfaF gene encoding ADP-heptose--LPS heptosyltransferase RfaF; this translates as MKILVIGPSWVGDMMMSQSLYRTLKARFPQAIIDVMAPAWCRPLLSRMPEVNEAIPMPLGHGALEIGARRKLGHSLRERRYDRAYILPNSFKSALVPFFAGIPHRTGWRGEMRYGLLNDARVLDKQAWPLMVERYVALAYDKGVMHSAKDLPQPLLWPQLQVHDSEKLQVCATFDISDERPMIGFCPGAEFGPAKRWPHYHYAELAKQLIDEGYQVLLFGSAKDHEAGNQILASLNTEQQAWCRNLAGETQLEQAVVLIAACKAVVSNDSGLMHVAAALDRPLVALYGPSSPDFTPPLSHKARVIRLISGYHKVRKGDAAEGYHQSLIDITPQRVLEELNGLLLDAEG
- the rfaC gene encoding lipopolysaccharide heptosyltransferase RfaC, whose product is MRVLIVKTSSMGDVLHTLPALTDAAQVIPGIRFDWVVEEGFAQIPSWHAAVDRVIPVAIRRWRKAWFSAPIAAERKAFRKAVQAEHYDAVIDAQGLVKSAALVTRLAHGVKHGMDWRTAREPLASLFYNRRHHIAKQQHAVERTRELFAKSLGYVKPQIQGDYAISDHFAVAETAHAPYAVFLHATTRDDKHWPESHWRQLIALLAKSGLQIKLPWGAPHEEARAKRLAEGFDYVEVLPKLSLGEVAQVLAGAQFVVSVDTGLSHLTAALDRPNITLYGPTDPGLIGGYGKNQHVCRAIDRDLAHLNADTVLSEIEKLI
- a CDS encoding O-antigen ligase family protein; its protein translation is MLVSLTQQNWKGYCAKVSSVLEKATFFFSAAALLVAMVDNNFSMKLFNICGIMAVLTLILKAKSNSINWKVAALPGSILFIGIINLIWYEVFKADNSPFKATYHNYINTARVFIFGAFIVFLAATSKLKYKNTAILYLLYLISFVILGYAAYQKFAVGMERIDFGIGSSTGAAYSIMLIGLISAISILNTPKSHPFLFIINVAVVFAALMLTQTRSSLLIFPVICCITIVTYYLENPKRLFLAICGFLVLLIVLGLVFSQPIAKRYNAAVNDIDLYQQGSGNTSLGARLAMYEAGINLFEDSPLKWRSAEERSKNVSQMITQDKTLSPVRLFTNIHLHNEIIESASLKGIFGALSIVAFYVALLFSVYYFKSLGLFAYSLAIIGTGLSDVIIWARSIPIIIICGIALLLLFNKQRSE
- a CDS encoding glycosyltransferase family 9 protein is translated as MRLGTFHKKKKYLINLIKINILSFLFKNKHDPFIDGATVKNCLLIHDNSKIGDLIVLSALYRILANKNIKLSIVSCGAGHAFLKSHPHITHFIIKKSNSVADTLKLRNELKKFQFDVVLDPFETFPCFNHSLLLSGFHNTYVLGFDKWYKRYYSRYHPHDENLKEHMSTRTQVIAKQLFGSDTGFDYSYDLSVPADIESSVKAFIGDSKVVMINPLGAKKICRLTPEQITLVHSWISEHYPELRIIYTGHPDDLPLIPVHDKETLPHKDFIYTVALTKFCEYVVSVDTALVHIAAAYNRPMLALYPEARNPEYPSPLIWSPNSPNALQIISPTCFVSDIDNRTLLEALEKVFMQR
- the waaZ gene encoding 3-deoxy-D-manno-oct-2-ulosonate III transferase WaaZ, with translation MNNIKYITHACVERLIKHRTSDDVVIFLSGPTSKKTPLSLLRNRDIIAVNGSAAYLIDNGVTPFIYTLTDARFLLQRRDDFYRFSRNSRFTIINTDVYAEASEEDKKYLRENCLILQAFYKREKGGFFKKLRLSLKSRLHKSLLIDVPWSKKARLVGFSKDIALGYCSCHTVAYTAIQIAYSLQYTAIVCSGLDLTNTCRRFYDEITNPMPSELSNDLHKIVPFFKFMRDKVTDINIYNLSDDTAISRDIIPFIKSDEMDKLSYRNDNKFNEGINFDRNANTFAN
- the rfaY gene encoding lipopolysaccharide core heptose(II) kinase RfaY translates to MNDKYTVGDYEVFTKKNGGENYLKIFNDFLSYNINILKVFRSIDDTKVLLIDTQYGKFILKIFVPKEKRTERFLKSIFKGDYYEALFHQTDRMRKNGVNIINDFYLLAAKKTFRFTHSYIMLIEYIEGVELADYEAIDDELKQKIKASISALHQNGMVSGDPHKGNFIIQNGEVRIIDLSGKSPSSLRKAKDRIDLERHYGIVNTTKDVGYYQFIYKKKFRNFIRKIKGKQIR
- a CDS encoding glycosyltransferase gives rise to the protein MDSFPAIKITEFERYDYSDRNITNALDIAYGIDRNYLDWVGVSITSIVINNNINIEYHIICDEYDACFLERIASLAKKYQIKISLYLINSECLADLPSTKVWSRAMYFRLFAFEYFSNKLDKLLYLDADVFCKGRLDELAACNLKDVAAAVVRDVDSMQNKAAERLKDPGIKDNYFNSGVVLANLKEWVRNDLTNRTFSILLNDDSKGIKYKYPDQDVLNVLLKDKVLYLPSRFNTIYTIKSELKDRTHQQYKQLIHDDTVLIHYTGATKPWHKWATYPSTVYYQQALAASPWKDQPPRDARTFIEFKKRYKHLLIQHKYYAGLIAGFQYLLRKYSLYQN